A single genomic interval of Asinibacterium sp. OR53 harbors:
- the aroQ gene encoding type II 3-dehydroquinate dehydratase, translating to MKIAIINGPNLNLLGKREKDIYGNQSFTDYLKELQHIFPNVTLHYFQSNIEGELVDELQKAGYADFAGIVLNPAAYTHTSVAIGDAIAAINVPVVEVHISNVHAREEFRKLSHVSGKSAGSIFGLGLKGYELAIHWLIQHAQTK from the coding sequence ATGAAAATCGCCATCATCAACGGACCAAACCTGAATTTGCTCGGCAAACGGGAAAAGGATATATATGGGAACCAGTCCTTCACCGATTACCTGAAGGAGTTGCAGCATATATTCCCCAATGTTACGTTGCATTATTTTCAAAGCAATATCGAAGGCGAGCTGGTAGATGAGCTGCAAAAGGCTGGTTATGCCGATTTTGCCGGTATTGTGTTGAACCCCGCGGCGTACACCCATACTTCAGTAGCCATTGGGGACGCCATTGCTGCTATCAACGTGCCGGTGGTGGAAGTGCATATCAGTAATGTGCATGCAAGGGAAGAGTTCAGAAAGCTATCGCATGTATCGGGCAAATCGGCCGGTAGTATTTTCGGATTGGGACTGAAAGGGTATGAGTTGGCCATCCATTGGCTCATACAACACGCACAAACAAAGTAA
- a CDS encoding translocation/assembly module TamB domain-containing protein has protein sequence MWIALQTSVIQNWLVGMATKRLSKTLGTEVSIKKVSFSFFNRLNMDTMLVRDLHKDTILYAGQLKVRITDWFFLKDTAVLKYVGLEDAVVKLQRSDSNWNYQFIIDSLASPSPAKKKEGGGLALNLKKVDLKNLRLIKNDLWRGERMEARVGSLVLDADKIDLNKSIFLINDVSIDKPFFSILNLPPLRPDSLKPHNPATPDTGMYLNAGNVLVKVANLRLSNGGLNIDGNKRTPTAGFDGSHIHLSRLNGTFKHIAFVKDTLRANVDLTVRDRSGFELKKLKAAFRFTPQIMEFASLDLQTGKSRLGNYYAMKFADFNRDFGDYITNVTMEARFHDSKVNTEDIAYFAPELKSWNRVAQLNGHFLGTVSAFNITNLVTKVGATTTLSGNLSMKGLPDINTTRIHWSNGTLQSNQYDLTTFLPVLKTVTEPNLAALGTIIYRGNFNGTIRNFTTDGILSSQLGGVKTNISMQLPRKGEPSYTGNIETSRFNIGKFLNNDQLGLADFKGKITGSSFNVDKLKTTLDGSISSIEFNDYTYTNIVTNGTFQKKYFSGEVKINDPNLNFTSDVQIDLTKPQPSFNILGDLVNSNLYALHFMKENMELTGLLDVNFTGTNIDNFLGTAKFLNAEIRSPDTKLNFDSVNLTSYYLDTVKYLQLNSNDFAASISGKFSILDLPASFQVFLSHYFPSYVKQPRYTPQNQQFNISLHTNYIEPYLHIFNKHLSGFNDASLEGTVDTRKNELHITSLVPFGKYDNYSITGIDLKGVGNMDTLSLKGEISSTQIGDSLRFPNTHLDVVSKGDHSIVSVKTSADITLNDASLNADVFTLDDGVRVLFRPSSFVLNEKKWSIEKEGELVVRTHFVSAQNVKFVQGFQEIAVKTEEEDGGNTNNLVVSLKNVVLGDLTSLFMKQPHLEGVTNGNIVLSDFFGQFRADATLKAEQFRLNDDSVGTVNLKAGYDSKTGKISMDAVSPNDGYNFSFAGMYNLKDSVGQPLNVDLKLNDSKIDILHQFLSDLFTDIKGKATGTLNINGNPNAPNLLGHIKLKNAGMKVNYTQVYYTIDSADIKFEEDGINFGEFKIADVYKNTGTVKGKLYERGFKDLGFDFDLNTNKLLLLNTRLKDNQQFYGKAIGSAKLSLKGPESAARMTIIGETKDSSHIFIPNSVSKESGNADFIVFKQYGTEMAKADNNSNFNLLVDLDITADNRTQIDVILDDLAGEVIKATGHGTLKIRAGSTEPLSIRGRYYIERGNYDFNMQGLVRKPFEMLPEAGNYIEWNGDPFKANMNIDAQYTAQGVSLSDLIGTNNFTGTIKAYRGDVYVIVELRKQLLKPEITFRFDFPAGSPAKIDNDFSNYVARIEKDQNEMLKQVAFLIAFNSFSPIGQTGGSNATNPYSLTTVGVNTLSQVLTKEVNKVFSNILYKLTGDKSLRFDLGTSLYSSSSLDLNNDGLVANSNRLDRSRINFKFGKSFFNDNVVVTFGGDLDFNLGNTSAVQNGNFQWLPDLNIEIVLSKDRKLRMIIFSKNSLDIAGSSLGRRNRQGASISYRRDFETLFGRKEKDIEFKQPPDSSVSSDK, from the coding sequence GTGTGGATTGCTCTCCAGACCAGCGTGATACAAAACTGGCTGGTAGGTATGGCTACCAAACGTTTGTCGAAAACATTGGGAACAGAAGTGAGCATTAAAAAAGTAAGCTTTTCCTTTTTCAACCGCCTCAACATGGATACCATGCTGGTGCGTGACCTGCACAAAGACACCATCCTGTATGCAGGTCAACTGAAAGTGCGTATTACCGATTGGTTCTTTTTGAAAGATACTGCCGTATTGAAATACGTTGGACTGGAAGATGCCGTTGTTAAATTGCAACGCAGCGATTCGAACTGGAATTACCAGTTCATCATCGATTCATTGGCCTCACCTTCACCCGCTAAAAAGAAAGAAGGTGGCGGACTGGCGTTGAACCTTAAAAAGGTTGACCTGAAAAATCTCCGGCTCATCAAGAATGACCTCTGGCGTGGCGAGCGGATGGAAGCGCGGGTAGGAAGCCTGGTGCTCGATGCAGACAAAATAGACCTCAATAAAAGCATTTTCCTGATCAACGACGTGTCGATCGACAAGCCCTTCTTTTCCATACTGAACCTGCCGCCCCTGCGGCCCGATTCACTCAAACCCCATAATCCTGCTACACCCGATACTGGCATGTACCTCAATGCCGGCAATGTGCTGGTGAAAGTGGCGAACCTGCGGCTCAGCAACGGCGGTTTGAATATCGATGGAAATAAACGAACACCTACCGCAGGTTTCGATGGTTCCCATATACATCTTAGCAGGCTCAACGGAACCTTTAAACATATTGCTTTCGTCAAAGACACTTTACGTGCCAATGTAGACCTCACAGTAAGAGACCGCTCAGGCTTTGAACTCAAAAAACTCAAAGCCGCATTCCGCTTTACCCCGCAGATCATGGAATTCGCTTCCCTCGATCTGCAAACAGGTAAAAGCCGGCTGGGAAATTACTATGCAATGAAATTCGCTGATTTCAATCGCGACTTTGGTGATTATATTACCAATGTGACCATGGAAGCCAGGTTCCACGATTCGAAAGTGAATACGGAAGACATCGCTTATTTCGCACCCGAATTAAAATCATGGAACAGGGTGGCGCAACTGAATGGTCATTTCCTGGGAACCGTGAGCGCTTTCAATATTACCAACCTGGTTACCAAAGTGGGCGCTACCACTACCCTTTCGGGCAACCTGAGCATGAAGGGATTGCCCGATATCAATACCACCCGCATCCACTGGAGCAATGGTACGTTGCAGAGCAACCAGTACGACCTGACCACATTCCTGCCTGTGCTGAAAACAGTAACAGAACCCAACCTGGCTGCATTGGGTACCATTATTTACAGGGGAAATTTCAATGGCACCATCCGCAATTTTACTACCGATGGCATATTGAGTTCTCAACTGGGTGGTGTGAAAACGAATATCAGCATGCAGTTGCCGCGCAAAGGAGAGCCTTCTTATACCGGTAACATAGAAACATCGCGATTCAACATCGGTAAATTTCTCAACAACGACCAGTTGGGACTCGCCGATTTCAAAGGAAAGATCACGGGCAGCAGCTTCAACGTAGACAAGCTGAAAACCACGCTCGACGGAAGTATCAGTTCCATTGAGTTTAATGACTATACCTATACCAATATTGTCACCAACGGTACTTTCCAAAAAAAATATTTCAGTGGTGAAGTAAAGATCAATGACCCCAACCTCAACTTCACCAGTGATGTGCAGATCGACCTCACAAAACCCCAGCCCAGTTTCAACATACTGGGCGACCTGGTGAATTCGAACCTGTACGCGTTGCATTTCATGAAAGAAAATATGGAACTGACAGGTCTGCTGGACGTGAACTTCACCGGTACCAACATCGATAACTTCCTGGGTACTGCCAAATTCCTGAACGCAGAGATCCGTAGTCCGGATACCAAACTCAACTTCGACTCAGTAAACCTTACTTCCTATTATCTTGACACCGTCAAGTATCTGCAATTGAACAGCAATGATTTTGCCGCCTCTATCTCCGGCAAATTCTCCATCCTGGACCTCCCGGCCAGTTTCCAGGTCTTTCTCAGTCACTATTTCCCAAGTTATGTCAAGCAGCCGCGATACACACCACAAAACCAACAGTTCAATATAAGTCTGCATACCAATTATATTGAACCTTACCTGCATATTTTCAATAAGCACCTGAGCGGCTTCAATGATGCCAGCCTCGAAGGAACAGTAGATACACGCAAGAATGAACTCCACATCACCAGCCTGGTGCCTTTTGGTAAATATGATAATTATAGTATTACAGGCATTGACTTGAAAGGGGTGGGTAATATGGATACCCTTTCTTTAAAGGGAGAAATCAGCAGTACGCAAATTGGCGACAGCCTGCGGTTCCCGAATACCCATCTCGATGTTGTATCCAAAGGCGACCATTCCATAGTATCCGTTAAAACCAGCGCCGATATTACCCTGAATGATGCAAGCCTGAATGCAGATGTATTTACGCTGGACGATGGTGTGCGGGTGTTGTTCAGGCCTTCTTCTTTTGTACTGAATGAAAAGAAATGGAGTATTGAAAAAGAAGGAGAGCTGGTAGTACGTACGCATTTTGTAAGCGCGCAAAATGTAAAGTTTGTGCAGGGCTTCCAGGAAATAGCCGTCAAAACAGAGGAAGAAGATGGGGGCAATACCAACAATCTTGTGGTATCACTGAAAAATGTTGTATTGGGTGATCTTACTTCCTTATTCATGAAGCAGCCACACCTCGAGGGCGTTACCAACGGCAATATCGTATTGAGTGATTTCTTTGGCCAGTTCAGAGCCGATGCAACATTGAAAGCTGAACAGTTCCGGCTCAACGACGACTCTGTTGGCACCGTGAATCTCAAAGCAGGTTATGACAGCAAAACCGGTAAAATTTCCATGGATGCTGTTTCGCCAAACGATGGTTATAATTTTTCTTTTGCAGGAATGTATAACCTGAAGGACTCCGTTGGCCAGCCACTCAATGTAGATCTCAAGCTGAATGACTCCAAAATCGATATTCTTCATCAATTCCTTAGCGACCTGTTCACAGATATCAAAGGGAAAGCAACCGGCACGCTCAATATCAACGGCAATCCCAATGCTCCCAATTTGCTGGGACATATCAAGCTGAAGAATGCAGGCATGAAAGTGAACTATACACAGGTATATTATACAATCGATTCGGCTGATATCAAATTTGAGGAAGACGGCATCAATTTCGGTGAATTCAAGATTGCGGATGTATACAAGAATACCGGTACAGTGAAAGGCAAATTGTATGAACGTGGTTTCAAGGACCTGGGGTTTGATTTTGATCTCAATACCAATAAATTGCTGCTGCTCAATACACGGCTGAAAGACAACCAGCAATTCTACGGTAAAGCCATCGGTTCGGCCAAGCTCAGCTTGAAAGGGCCCGAAAGTGCTGCCAGGATGACCATCATTGGGGAAACAAAAGACAGCTCACATATCTTCATACCTAACTCGGTAAGCAAAGAAAGTGGCAATGCCGACTTTATTGTATTCAAGCAGTATGGTACCGAAATGGCCAAAGCTGATAACAACTCAAATTTCAATTTATTGGTTGATCTGGATATTACTGCCGACAACCGTACACAGATCGACGTTATACTGGATGATCTGGCGGGTGAAGTGATCAAAGCTACCGGTCATGGAACACTAAAGATCAGGGCAGGTTCTACAGAGCCCCTTTCCATTCGCGGGCGCTACTACATTGAGAGAGGAAACTATGATTTCAACATGCAGGGATTGGTTCGCAAACCCTTTGAAATGCTTCCCGAAGCGGGCAATTATATTGAATGGAATGGTGATCCTTTCAAAGCCAATATGAATATCGATGCGCAGTACACCGCCCAGGGTGTTAGCCTCAGCGATCTCATCGGTACCAATAACTTCACCGGAACCATCAAAGCTTACCGCGGAGATGTGTATGTGATCGTAGAGTTACGTAAACAGTTGCTGAAACCGGAGATTACTTTCCGTTTTGACTTCCCCGCGGGAAGTCCGGCTAAAATAGACAATGATTTTTCCAATTATGTGGCCAGGATAGAAAAAGACCAGAATGAAATGCTGAAGCAAGTAGCATTCCTGATCGCATTCAATTCTTTTTCGCCGATAGGACAGACAGGAGGCAGTAACGCTACCAACCCCTATTCGCTTACTACAGTGGGCGTGAATACCCTTTCACAGGTATTGACCAAAGAGGTGAACAAAGTTTTCTCGAATATCCTGTATAAGCTTACCGGAGATAAAAGCCTGCGCTTCGACCTGGGTACATCATTGTACAGCAGCTCCAGTCTCGATCTGAACAACGATGGACTGGTGGCCAACAGCAACCGCCTTGACCGCTCGCGCATCAACTTCAAATTCGGCAAAAGTTTCTTTAATGATAATGTAGTCGTTACTTTCGGTGGCGACCTGGATTTCAACCTGGGTAATACTTCTGCGGTACAGAATGGTAACTTCCAGTGGCTGCCTGATCTCAACATAGAGATCGTGTTATCGAAAGATCGCAAACTGCGAATGATCATTTTCAGCAAGAACAGCCTGGATATTGCCGGATCCAGCCTGGGCCGCCGCAACCGGCAGGGCGCCAGCATTTCTTACCGGAGAGATTTTGAAACCCTGTTCGGAAGAAAAGAGAAAGACATCGAATTCAAGCAGCCGCCCGATTCAAGTGTGTCGAGCGATAAATAG
- a CDS encoding DUF1572 family protein: MKSQKLAEGFLKDSIKRFRNYKELGEKTLAQLSEAELHYLPTTESNSIAMIIQHLHGNMLSRWTNFLTEDGEKSWRQRDAEFETKQHTREAVNALWNDGWNCLLQTLERLQPEDLLRKITIRSESIDAYDAILRQLAHYSYHVGQIVYLGKMVRNEGWSSLSIPKGHSQQYLESVKKGETKQP, translated from the coding sequence GTGAAAAGTCAAAAATTAGCAGAAGGATTTTTAAAAGACAGCATCAAGCGTTTCCGCAACTATAAAGAGCTGGGAGAAAAAACACTGGCTCAATTATCGGAGGCAGAATTGCATTATCTTCCTACAACAGAAAGCAACAGCATTGCCATGATCATCCAACACCTGCATGGGAATATGCTCAGCAGGTGGACGAATTTTCTTACGGAAGATGGAGAGAAAAGCTGGCGCCAGCGGGATGCCGAGTTCGAAACAAAACAGCATACCAGGGAAGCAGTTAATGCTTTATGGAATGATGGCTGGAACTGCCTGCTGCAAACTTTGGAGCGCCTTCAACCTGAAGACCTCCTCAGGAAAATAACTATCCGCTCCGAAAGCATCGATGCATATGACGCCATCCTGCGGCAACTGGCGCATTATTCCTACCATGTAGGGCAGATCGTTTACCTGGGTAAAATGGTGCGTAATGAAGGCTGGTCCTCTCTCAGTATCCCCAAAGGTCATAGTCAACAATACCTTGAAAGTGTTAAAAAAGGCGAAACAAAGCAGCCCTGA
- a CDS encoding glycosyltransferase family 39 protein: MRQQYANKVFWLIIISMIVKLVAASLLELGNDEVYYWTYSLQPDWNHFDHPPMVGWLIRLTTFNELWVNETTMRLGAILCAAVATWIIFKLGKLLSSEKLGWYAALVYTCSVYTGFIAGFFILPDSPQMLFWTGALYVMAEMFLKNSERKPGRWLLLGLLIGLATLCKVHALFLWVGFGLFLLFTNSKWLFNWRFYMGVLVTAVCISPIVYWNIKNHFITYRYHSERVTHTSIQWDMLGREIGGEFAYQNPVIFLLILVSVIALITRRIWFSFSGNKIRTWLFCMSLPMLLLFWGISLFNPTLPHWAGPAYIPLFLVAALFLEKKARHVYPPFITVAMTLVAIVLVAGIGLIRYSPVNFGSHEKENYGEYCPTLDMSGWQHFSNDFSRLVAEDSSTGKMKAQAPILVDKWFPGGHLEFYTARTTGMTLLGVGSLQDIHKFAWLNKERRWLQLGDDAYCIVPSNLPMNVAAKYGRYFTSIAPPTVINQVRGGKIVRYFYVYRLKSCKQVPPVPL; this comes from the coding sequence ATGCGTCAACAATATGCGAATAAGGTTTTTTGGCTGATCATCATCAGCATGATCGTGAAACTCGTTGCGGCTTCTTTGCTGGAACTGGGTAATGATGAAGTGTATTACTGGACTTATTCGTTACAACCCGATTGGAATCATTTCGATCATCCGCCGATGGTGGGTTGGTTGATACGCCTTACTACTTTCAACGAGCTTTGGGTGAATGAGACCACAATGCGGCTGGGTGCTATTCTTTGCGCTGCCGTTGCTACCTGGATCATTTTTAAATTAGGTAAACTCCTGTCGAGCGAAAAACTGGGCTGGTATGCTGCGCTGGTATACACCTGCTCTGTGTACACCGGTTTTATTGCTGGCTTCTTTATCCTGCCCGATTCACCGCAAATGCTATTCTGGACCGGGGCATTGTACGTGATGGCAGAAATGTTCCTCAAAAACAGTGAGCGAAAACCTGGCAGATGGTTGTTGCTGGGTTTACTGATCGGACTGGCCACATTGTGTAAAGTACATGCTTTGTTCTTGTGGGTAGGCTTCGGACTGTTCCTTTTGTTCACGAACAGCAAATGGTTGTTCAACTGGCGCTTCTATATGGGGGTATTGGTTACAGCAGTATGTATTTCGCCCATCGTTTACTGGAACATCAAAAATCATTTCATTACTTATCGTTACCATTCGGAACGTGTTACCCATACCTCTATACAATGGGATATGTTGGGAAGAGAGATAGGAGGGGAATTTGCGTATCAAAACCCGGTGATCTTTTTGCTGATCCTGGTGTCGGTGATAGCGCTCATCACCCGGAGAATATGGTTCTCTTTTTCGGGTAACAAGATCCGCACCTGGCTGTTTTGCATGAGCCTGCCCATGCTCCTGTTGTTCTGGGGCATCTCCTTGTTCAATCCTACTTTGCCGCACTGGGCCGGACCGGCTTATATTCCTCTTTTCCTGGTGGCCGCGCTCTTCCTGGAGAAAAAAGCCAGGCATGTTTATCCGCCTTTTATTACAGTGGCCATGACTTTGGTGGCGATCGTATTGGTAGCAGGTATTGGATTGATCCGTTATTCACCTGTGAATTTTGGCAGTCATGAAAAGGAGAATTATGGAGAGTACTGTCCAACATTGGATATGTCGGGCTGGCAGCATTTCAGCAATGATTTCAGCCGGTTGGTAGCAGAAGATTCCAGTACCGGCAAAATGAAAGCCCAGGCTCCCATACTGGTAGATAAGTGGTTCCCCGGTGGACACCTCGAATTTTATACGGCGCGCACTACGGGCATGACGCTATTAGGAGTGGGCAGCCTGCAGGACATCCATAAGTTCGCCTGGCTCAATAAAGAACGAAGGTGGTTGCAGTTGGGTGATGATGCGTATTGTATTGTTCCCTCCAATCTTCCCATGAATGTTGCCGCGAAATACGGCCGCTATTTTACTTCGATAGCCCCTCCAACTGTTATTAACCAGGTCCGGGGTGGGAAGATCGTGCGTTATTTTTATGTGTACCGACTGAAATCATGCAAGCAGGTACCGCCGGTACCGCTCTGA
- the rplQ gene encoding 50S ribosomal protein L17: MRHGDKINNLGRKKAHRESLLANLASQLITHKRIVTTLAKARALRTYVEPLITKTKKSEDTATIMHQHRVVFSYLQDKAAVKELFTVVGPKVAGRPGGYTRIIKLGIRPGDNAEKAMIELVDFNEIYGKHVAKAAEPAKKTRRSRAKKAETATEAEVVAETPAAENPSTEEKTAE, translated from the coding sequence ATGCGTCACGGAGACAAAATCAACAACCTGGGCCGTAAAAAAGCACACAGGGAATCGTTGCTGGCCAACCTGGCCAGCCAGCTGATCACGCACAAGCGTATCGTTACCACCCTTGCTAAAGCCAGGGCTTTGAGAACATACGTAGAGCCCCTGATCACCAAGACCAAGAAAAGTGAAGATACTGCTACCATCATGCACCAGCACAGGGTAGTGTTCAGCTACCTGCAGGATAAAGCAGCTGTGAAAGAATTGTTCACAGTGGTAGGTCCCAAAGTAGCCGGCCGTCCCGGTGGTTATACCCGCATCATCAAATTGGGCATTCGCCCGGGCGATAATGCAGAGAAAGCCATGATCGAACTGGTAGACTTCAACGAGATCTACGGTAAGCATGTTGCGAAAGCAGCAGAGCCTGCCAAGAAAACACGCCGTAGCCGCGCCAAGAAAGCGGAGACCGCTACTGAAGCAGAAGTGGTTGCCGAAACACCGGCAGCTGAAAATCCTTCAACAGAAGAAAAAACGGCAGAATAG
- a CDS encoding DNA-directed RNA polymerase subunit alpha: MAILSFQKPDKIVLQKATDFEGQFEFRPLEPGFGLTIGNALRRVLLSSLEGYAIVGIKIEGVDHEFATVKGITEDVTEIILNLKQVRFKKHVEHDVANEKIAISIKGRTEFTAGMIGELSQNFQVMNPELVICTMDTTSKMDIELTIAKGRGYIPAEENKIKEAPFGYIAIDSIHTPIKNVKYSIENYRVEQRTDYEKLVLDVATDGTIHPEEAVKQASRILIQHLMIITDENITFDNKEDKKEDVVDEHVLQLRKVLKTPLEDLDLSVRAFNCLKAAKINSLSELVQYEQEDLMKFRNFGQKSLSEIEQVLTERGLSFGMDLNKLGLDNLDN; encoded by the coding sequence ATGGCCATATTAAGCTTTCAGAAGCCTGACAAGATCGTTTTACAAAAAGCAACTGATTTTGAAGGACAATTTGAATTCCGCCCCCTGGAGCCAGGCTTCGGTCTGACCATCGGTAATGCCTTACGCAGGGTATTGCTGAGCTCTCTGGAAGGTTATGCTATCGTAGGTATCAAGATCGAAGGTGTAGACCACGAGTTTGCTACCGTGAAGGGTATCACAGAAGACGTTACTGAGATCATCCTGAACCTGAAGCAGGTGCGTTTCAAAAAGCATGTAGAGCATGATGTTGCCAACGAAAAGATCGCCATTTCTATCAAAGGCCGTACAGAATTCACTGCGGGCATGATCGGCGAACTTTCACAGAATTTCCAGGTAATGAATCCCGAGCTGGTGATCTGTACCATGGATACTACTTCTAAAATGGACATTGAACTGACCATCGCCAAAGGCCGTGGTTATATTCCTGCCGAAGAAAATAAGATCAAGGAAGCTCCTTTCGGATACATCGCCATCGATTCTATCCACACACCCATCAAGAATGTGAAATACAGCATTGAGAACTATCGTGTGGAGCAAAGGACCGACTATGAGAAACTGGTTCTGGACGTAGCTACCGATGGTACCATCCATCCGGAAGAAGCGGTGAAGCAGGCTTCACGCATCCTCATCCAGCACCTGATGATCATCACCGATGAGAACATCACTTTCGATAACAAAGAAGACAAGAAAGAAGATGTGGTGGATGAACATGTACTGCAACTGCGCAAGGTATTGAAGACCCCGCTGGAAGACCTCGATCTTTCTGTGCGTGCCTTTAACTGCCTGAAAGCTGCCAAGATCAACAGCTTAAGCGAACTGGTACAGTATGAGCAGGAAGACCTGATGAAGTTCAGGAACTTCGGCCAGAAATCGCTCTCTGAAATCGAGCAGGTGCTGACTGAACGCGGTCTGAGCTTCGGTATGGACCTGAACAAATTAGGATTGGATAATTTAGATAATTAA
- the carA gene encoding glutamine-hydrolyzing carbamoyl-phosphate synthase small subunit — translation MPQSTLPAILVLADGLVFHGQAFGKIGTTTGEICFNTGMTGYQEVFTDPSYTGQVLIMNNVHIGNYGVKDSDVESDSIKIRGLIARNLEEQFSRMQASGDVNAYLQANNIVAIEHIDTRALVAHIRTKGAMNCIISSEILDVDQLKAELAKVPDMDGLELSSTISTTKEYELGDTNSSLKVAVLDLGVKKHILDCLVQRGAHVRVHPAKTPLSRMKEFNPNGYFISNGPGDPAAMDYAITTVKDILNEDIPVFGICLGHQLLALANGIRTFKMHHGHRGLNHPVKNLITGTCEITTQNHGFGVDPEAVRKHPDVEVTHVNLNDESIEGIRLKHKPAFSVQYHPESTPGPHDSRYLFDQFVAMMR, via the coding sequence ATGCCCCAATCTACCTTACCCGCGATTTTAGTATTAGCAGACGGACTCGTTTTTCATGGACAAGCATTTGGAAAAATTGGTACCACTACCGGGGAAATATGTTTCAATACCGGCATGACAGGATACCAGGAAGTATTTACTGATCCCAGTTATACCGGACAGGTGCTCATCATGAACAATGTGCACATCGGCAATTATGGGGTGAAAGATTCGGATGTGGAGAGTGACAGCATTAAGATACGCGGACTGATCGCGCGCAACCTGGAAGAGCAGTTCAGCCGTATGCAGGCCAGTGGAGATGTGAATGCTTATCTCCAGGCGAATAATATTGTGGCTATCGAGCACATCGATACAAGGGCCCTGGTAGCACATATCCGCACAAAAGGCGCTATGAACTGCATCATCTCTTCCGAGATACTGGATGTTGATCAACTGAAAGCTGAATTGGCCAAAGTGCCTGATATGGACGGACTGGAATTGTCCAGCACCATCAGCACTACCAAAGAATATGAACTGGGCGATACCAACAGCTCCCTGAAAGTGGCTGTGCTCGACCTGGGGGTGAAGAAACACATACTGGATTGCCTCGTACAACGCGGCGCACACGTGCGTGTGCATCCGGCCAAAACACCGTTGAGCCGGATGAAAGAATTCAACCCGAACGGATACTTTATTTCCAATGGCCCCGGCGATCCTGCTGCCATGGATTATGCGATCACCACTGTAAAAGATATACTCAACGAAGACATACCTGTGTTCGGTATCTGTCTTGGTCACCAGTTACTGGCGCTGGCCAATGGCATTCGCACTTTCAAAATGCACCACGGGCACAGGGGATTGAACCATCCCGTTAAGAATCTCATCACAGGCACCTGTGAGATTACCACACAGAATCACGGCTTTGGTGTAGACCCCGAAGCGGTGCGCAAACATCCCGATGTGGAAGTAACGCATGTGAACCTCAATGATGAATCGATCGAAGGGATCAGGCTCAAACACAAACCGGCGTTCAGCGTGCAATACCATCCGGAAAGTACACCGGGTCCGCACGACAGCCGTTATCTCTTTGATCAGTTTGTAGCAATGATGCGATAA
- the rpsD gene encoding 30S ribosomal protein S4 produces MARYTGPKTKISRIFGEPILGNGKWLGKNSNPPGQHGAARKRKTLGEYALQLREKQKAKYTYGVLERQFRKTFEEAQRLKGVTGENLIKLLEARLDNTIFRMGLTASRPEARQLVSHKHITVNGEVMNVPSYQCQPGDIIAYKPKSADNSAVTSKNRGKNPKFSWLDWNEAEKKGTFITYPERESVPETIKEQLIVELYSK; encoded by the coding sequence ATGGCACGTTACACTGGTCCCAAGACCAAAATTTCAAGAATCTTCGGTGAGCCCATCCTGGGTAATGGCAAATGGCTGGGTAAGAACAGCAACCCTCCCGGTCAGCATGGAGCCGCCCGCAAGCGTAAAACTTTAGGCGAATACGCCCTGCAGTTGAGAGAGAAACAAAAAGCCAAGTACACTTATGGTGTACTGGAGCGCCAGTTCCGTAAAACCTTTGAAGAGGCACAACGCCTGAAAGGTGTTACCGGTGAGAACCTGATCAAACTGCTGGAAGCGCGTCTCGACAATACCATTTTCCGCATGGGCCTGACTGCCAGCCGCCCCGAAGCAAGACAACTGGTGAGCCATAAGCACATCACTGTGAATGGCGAAGTAATGAATGTACCTTCTTACCAGTGCCAGCCGGGTGATATCATCGCTTACAAACCCAAGAGCGCCGATAATTCAGCTGTTACCAGCAAGAACCGCGGTAAGAACCCTAAGTTCAGCTGGCTGGATTGGAATGAAGCCGAGAAAAAAGGCACTTTCATTACCTATCCCGAGCGTGAAAGTGTTCCTGAGACCATCAAGGAACAACTGATCGTCGAGTTGTATTCTAAATAA